The Saccopteryx leptura isolate mSacLep1 chromosome 2, mSacLep1_pri_phased_curated, whole genome shotgun sequence genome has a window encoding:
- the DTX3 gene encoding probable E3 ubiquitin-protein ligase DTX3 isoform X1 produces the protein MSFVLSRMAACGGTCKTKVTVSKPVWDFLSKETPARLARLREEHRVSILIDGETSDIYVLQLSPQGPPPAPPNGLYLARKALKGLLKEAEKELKKAQRQGELMGCLALGSGGEHPEPHRPGPPPLRAAPLLPPGARGLPPPPPPLPPPLPPRLREETEEQDSTCPICLGEIQNAKTLEKCRHSFCEGCITRALQVKKACPMCGRFYGQLVGNQPQNGRMLVSKDATLLLPSYEKYGTIVIQYVFPPGVQGAEHPNPGVRYPGTTRVAYLPDCPEGNKVLTLFRKAFDQRLTFTIGTSMTTGRPNVITWNDIHHKTSCTGGPQLWDTPSFPFTWLLPFCPFPLREQHQPLSLGIS, from the exons A TGTCGTTCGTCCTGTCCAGAATGGCAGCCTGTGGAGGCACCTGCAAGACCAAAGTGACTGTCTCCAAGCCTGTGTGGGACTTCCTGAGCAAGGAGACCCCAGCCCGACTGGCCCGCCTTCGGGAGGAGCATCGTGTGTCCATCCTCATAGATGGCGAGACTTCTGACATCTATGTTCTCCAGCTTTCCCCACAGggtcctcccccagcccctcccaatGGGCTCTACCTGGCCCGGAAGGCTCTTAAGGGGCTGttaaaagaggcagaaaaagagcTGAAGAAAGCTCAGAGGCAGGGGGAGCTCATGGGCTGCCTGGCTTTGGGGAGTGGGGGGGAACACCCAGAGCCGCACCGCCCAGGCCCACCCCCTCTCCGAGCAGCCCCACTCCTGCCCCCAGGGGCACGGGgtcttcccccacctcctcctcctctgccccctcctctacctccccgcCTTCGGGAGGAGACAGAAGAGCAGGACAGTACCTGCCCCATCTGTCTGGGAGAGATCCAGAATGCCAAGACATTGGAGAAGTGCCGGCACTCATTCTGTGAAGGCTGCATCACCCGAGCCCTGCAGGTGAAAAAGGCCTGCCCCATGTGTGGCCGCTTCTATGGGCAGCTGGTGGGCAACCAGCCCCAGAATGGGCGGATGCTGGTCTCTAAGGATGCCACACTCCTACTGCCCAGCTATGAGAAGTACGGCACCATCGTCATCCAGTATGTCTTCCCACCTGGTGTCCAGGGG GCTGAACATCCAAACCCAGGAGTTCGGTATCCTGGCACCACACGGGTAGCCTACCTCCCGGACTGCCCTGAGGGCAACAAGGTGCTGACCCTGTTTCGCAAGGCGTTTGACCAGCGCCTCACCTTCACTATTGGCACGTCCATGACCACAGGAAGACCGAATGTCATCACCTGGAACGACATCCACCACAAGACCAGCTGCACAGGGGGACCCCAGCTGTGGGACACTCCTTCATTTCCCTTCACTTGGCTCCTCCCCTTCTGTCCATTTCCACTGAGGGAACAACATCAACCCCTCTCTCTGGGAATCTCCTAA
- the DTX3 gene encoding probable E3 ubiquitin-protein ligase DTX3 isoform X2, with the protein MSFVLSRMAACGGTCKTKVTVSKPVWDFLSKETPARLARLREEHRVSILIDGETSDIYVLQLSPQGPPPAPPNGLYLARKALKGLLKEAEKELKKAQRQGELMGCLALGSGGEHPEPHRPGPPPLRAAPLLPPGARGLPPPPPPLPPPLPPRLREETEEQDSTCPICLGEIQNAKTLEKCRHSFCEGCITRALQVKKACPMCGRFYGQLVGNQPQNGRMLVSKDATLLLPSYEKYGTIVIQYVFPPGVQGAEHPNPGVRYPGTTRVAYLPDCPEGNKVLTLFRKAFDQRLTFTIGTSMTTGRPNVITWNDIHHKTSCTGGPQLFGYPDPTYLTRVQEELRAKGITDD; encoded by the exons A TGTCGTTCGTCCTGTCCAGAATGGCAGCCTGTGGAGGCACCTGCAAGACCAAAGTGACTGTCTCCAAGCCTGTGTGGGACTTCCTGAGCAAGGAGACCCCAGCCCGACTGGCCCGCCTTCGGGAGGAGCATCGTGTGTCCATCCTCATAGATGGCGAGACTTCTGACATCTATGTTCTCCAGCTTTCCCCACAGggtcctcccccagcccctcccaatGGGCTCTACCTGGCCCGGAAGGCTCTTAAGGGGCTGttaaaagaggcagaaaaagagcTGAAGAAAGCTCAGAGGCAGGGGGAGCTCATGGGCTGCCTGGCTTTGGGGAGTGGGGGGGAACACCCAGAGCCGCACCGCCCAGGCCCACCCCCTCTCCGAGCAGCCCCACTCCTGCCCCCAGGGGCACGGGgtcttcccccacctcctcctcctctgccccctcctctacctccccgcCTTCGGGAGGAGACAGAAGAGCAGGACAGTACCTGCCCCATCTGTCTGGGAGAGATCCAGAATGCCAAGACATTGGAGAAGTGCCGGCACTCATTCTGTGAAGGCTGCATCACCCGAGCCCTGCAGGTGAAAAAGGCCTGCCCCATGTGTGGCCGCTTCTATGGGCAGCTGGTGGGCAACCAGCCCCAGAATGGGCGGATGCTGGTCTCTAAGGATGCCACACTCCTACTGCCCAGCTATGAGAAGTACGGCACCATCGTCATCCAGTATGTCTTCCCACCTGGTGTCCAGGGG GCTGAACATCCAAACCCAGGAGTTCGGTATCCTGGCACCACACGGGTAGCCTACCTCCCGGACTGCCCTGAGGGCAACAAGGTGCTGACCCTGTTTCGCAAGGCGTTTGACCAGCGCCTCACCTTCACTATTGGCACGTCCATGACCACAGGAAGACCGAATGTCATCACCTGGAACGACATCCACCACAAGACCAGCTGCACAGGGGGACCCCAGCT GTTTGGGTACCCAGACCCCACCTACCTGACCCGTGTGCAAGAGGAGCTGAGAGCCAAGGGTATCACAGATGATTGA